One window of Rasiella rasia genomic DNA carries:
- a CDS encoding capsule assembly Wzi family protein translates to MRTHLLVFFLLGTCFCYSQSNVSFNGSVEASGYVSTNDSLPLWMYTNTSGKVGRVSAIAGLLEGEAIYSLTENSEILAGGAFYYRDNVADEFQRKNLYLQFRNSWLDITAGAKEFPEVAQGLSAINKNYLWTRNARPLPGIRIASAAPLKISRTFSVDAGIAHYELNDDRITRNTRLHYKHFALITNFNENHSFTAKIQHFAQWAGTSPDFGTLKNDFSAFVDVFTARESPEIGVDGEIYNAVGNHLGTYLFDYKFSTSFASTSIYHEHPFEDGSGTGFSNFPDGVWGIYVQPKKNTFISGIVYEFITTKDQSGATGGSGFDNYFNNSVYRSGWTYEGAMIGLPFMITAPRGELNEDRVTFISNSLSMHHVAVAGVYNKFAWKVKSSFVKNFGRLVSPFAETLTTTHHSLEITYPTQKLGTFTLLTGFDSSSSSDAIFGAGVQYAYRF, encoded by the coding sequence ATGAGAACACACCTGCTTGTTTTTTTTCTTTTGGGTACATGTTTTTGTTATAGCCAATCTAATGTCTCGTTTAATGGGTCGGTAGAAGCTTCGGGTTATGTAAGTACAAACGATAGTTTACCCTTATGGATGTATACAAATACATCGGGCAAAGTAGGCAGAGTAAGTGCCATAGCTGGTTTGTTAGAAGGTGAAGCTATTTATAGTCTTACTGAAAATAGTGAAATTTTGGCTGGGGGTGCTTTTTACTATAGAGATAATGTAGCCGATGAGTTTCAAAGAAAGAATTTGTACCTACAGTTTCGAAATTCTTGGCTAGATATCACTGCCGGTGCCAAAGAATTCCCAGAAGTGGCACAAGGACTTTCAGCAATTAATAAGAATTACCTGTGGACAAGAAACGCCAGGCCACTTCCTGGAATAAGAATTGCCTCAGCTGCTCCACTAAAAATTTCACGCACATTTAGCGTAGATGCAGGAATCGCTCATTACGAGTTAAATGACGATCGAATTACACGCAATACTCGACTCCATTATAAACATTTTGCCTTGATTACAAATTTTAATGAGAATCACTCGTTTACGGCAAAGATTCAACACTTTGCGCAATGGGCGGGAACTTCACCAGATTTCGGTACACTTAAAAATGATTTTAGTGCTTTTGTAGATGTCTTTACAGCTCGGGAATCTCCAGAGATTGGTGTAGATGGAGAAATTTATAATGCAGTCGGAAATCATCTAGGAACCTACTTGTTTGACTATAAATTTTCAACCTCTTTTGCTTCCACATCTATATATCATGAACATCCTTTTGAAGATGGTAGTGGTACGGGATTTTCTAACTTTCCAGATGGGGTATGGGGTATTTATGTGCAGCCGAAAAAAAATACATTTATTTCAGGAATCGTATACGAATTTATAACAACCAAAGACCAAAGTGGTGCAACTGGAGGTAGCGGATTTGATAATTACTTTAATAATAGTGTCTATAGAAGTGGATGGACCTATGAAGGCGCTATGATTGGTTTACCGTTTATGATTACAGCACCCAGAGGTGAATTAAACGAAGATCGAGTTACCTTTATAAGCAATTCGTTATCGATGCACCATGTCGCGGTCGCAGGCGTTTATAATAAGTTTGCATGGAAGGTTAAATCGTCTTTTGTTAAAAATTTTGGAAGACTTGTTTCCCCTTTTGCTGAAACTTTAACAACAACACACCATTCTCTAGAAATTACCTATCCAACGCAAAAGTTGGGAACATTTACATTGCTTACTGGATTTGATAGCAGTTCAAGTTCTGATGCTATTTTTGGAGCAGGGGTGCAGTATGCCTATCGATTTTAA
- a CDS encoding DUF421 domain-containing protein, giving the protein MENWLYANDVTLYKTGLSVIAIYLIILLYTRIFGLRTFAKMTSIDFAATIVMGSIFADVIGSTDYSILKGSIALCIIILLQTLYSFFIRKSNLFERMATNTPILLMKDGELLKQNLAKANVSISDLYAKLREANVIEMSEVRAVVFEVTSDISVLHTQGDETLAKELLEGVSN; this is encoded by the coding sequence ATGGAAAATTGGCTATACGCAAACGATGTTACACTATATAAAACAGGACTCTCTGTTATTGCCATTTACTTGATTATTTTGCTCTATACTCGAATTTTCGGCTTAAGAACCTTCGCAAAAATGACGAGTATCGACTTTGCTGCGACCATTGTAATGGGGTCTATTTTTGCAGATGTAATTGGGAGCACAGATTATTCTATACTTAAAGGTAGTATTGCTTTATGTATCATTATACTATTACAAACTTTGTATTCTTTTTTTATTCGGAAATCGAACCTATTTGAACGAATGGCGACCAACACCCCTATTTTACTAATGAAAGATGGAGAACTCCTTAAACAAAACTTGGCCAAGGCAAACGTTAGTATTTCAGATTTATATGCGAAGCTGAGGGAAGCAAATGTTATTGAGATGAGCGAGGTAAGAGCTGTGGTGTTTGAAGTCACCAGCGATATCTCTGTGTTGCATACTCAAGGTGATGAAACCTTAGCAAAAGAGTTACTAGAAGGTGTTTCTAATTAA
- a CDS encoding COG2426 family protein — MIKETIITILWSLSPFGEAKVGIPYGIANGLNPFFVFVIALAANILVFPIMLFFLKYINTSLLRWRFYKKSAIWVARRAKTGSGNKIEKYGFWGLIFFVSIPLPGTGVYAGTIAAYIFKIERKKAFWANVIGISISSIIVWVTTFLTVNGVA; from the coding sequence TTGATTAAAGAAACCATTATAACTATATTGTGGAGTTTATCTCCCTTTGGAGAAGCCAAGGTGGGTATACCGTACGGTATCGCTAATGGTTTAAATCCGTTTTTCGTTTTTGTAATAGCGCTAGCTGCAAATATATTGGTGTTTCCAATTATGCTATTTTTTCTGAAATATATAAATACATCACTCTTGCGATGGCGTTTCTATAAGAAATCTGCAATTTGGGTAGCAAGAAGAGCGAAAACAGGATCGGGGAATAAAATCGAAAAATACGGGTTTTGGGGACTTATCTTCTTTGTGTCAATACCCCTGCCTGGCACCGGTGTCTATGCAGGAACCATCGCGGCTTATATTTTTAAAATTGAACGTAAAAAAGCGTTTTGGGCCAATGTAATTGGCATCTCTATTTCTTCTATTATTGTCTGGGTTACTACCTTTCTTACCGTAAACGGGGTGGCATAG
- a CDS encoding phage tail protein → MTPFLGQIQAFGFNFAPRGWAICQGQLLPISQYSALFALIGTTFGGDGRTSFGLPDLRSRSIVGIGNGPGQDNISWGERGGNHTHTMTVAQMPQHNHSVKVGVNTGTGDEASSTSVLSSSANSFSEDVTPGASLGGVTQSNMGSGQAYNIRNPYLGIYVCIALQGVFPSRS, encoded by the coding sequence ATGACACCATTTTTAGGACAAATACAAGCATTCGGATTTAATTTTGCGCCACGCGGCTGGGCAATATGTCAAGGACAGTTATTACCAATTAGCCAATACTCCGCATTATTCGCTTTAATAGGGACTACCTTTGGGGGAGACGGCCGTACATCATTCGGTTTACCCGATTTAAGGAGTCGTTCAATCGTTGGCATTGGTAATGGACCAGGGCAAGACAATATTTCTTGGGGAGAAAGAGGAGGTAATCATACGCACACAATGACTGTTGCGCAGATGCCGCAGCACAATCACTCTGTAAAAGTAGGCGTAAATACCGGAACTGGCGATGAAGCAAGCTCAACCTCAGTACTTTCGAGCTCTGCAAACTCCTTTTCAGAAGATGTAACGCCTGGCGCTTCATTAGGAGGAGTAACCCAATCGAATATGGGGAGCGGTCAAGCATATAATATTCGTAATCCGTATTTAGGAATCTACGTATGTATTGCACTGCAAGGAGTATTCCCGTCAAGAAGCTAA
- a CDS encoding SAM-dependent methyltransferase produces MNNNQAIKEITTTILNPEIDYLQLSKALTELQSIFSTLSEVDFNKPEMEATVHLPSGVAIAPKWASRCLDDMIRTKRFITGIYKAILSKQKENPNRPITVLYTGTGPFATLLMPLTTIFSPAELQLILIEVNLHSVESLKRVITKMDAESYVHSIHNCDASIFKLPKNTEADILVVECLQHALAREPQVAICYNLLPQLNKDTILIPQEISLHIAAIDISGMNNSLLTNSNTPATDFMEKSDPVFTLNKDAILQDAHTFFKPGFSFAEHVVNFSEEQLKEKTALAILTDIHVYDSEKIKFRESGLTTSSMISNAVTGGKKTITTRYILSDDPYLLTSVN; encoded by the coding sequence ATGAATAATAATCAGGCTATTAAAGAAATAACTACTACAATTCTAAATCCCGAGATTGACTATTTACAGCTTTCAAAGGCTCTTACGGAATTACAAAGTATATTCTCTACATTATCTGAAGTAGATTTTAATAAGCCAGAGATGGAAGCAACAGTGCATTTACCCTCTGGAGTGGCGATTGCCCCTAAATGGGCCAGTAGATGCCTAGACGATATGATTAGAACCAAACGATTTATAACTGGTATATACAAAGCTATTCTTTCAAAGCAAAAAGAAAATCCAAATAGACCGATAACAGTCTTGTATACGGGTACCGGGCCCTTTGCAACTTTACTCATGCCGCTAACTACTATCTTTAGCCCAGCTGAGCTTCAGCTCATACTTATAGAAGTAAATCTGCATAGCGTTGAGAGTCTCAAAAGAGTAATAACTAAAATGGACGCAGAGAGTTATGTTCATTCCATTCATAATTGTGACGCCAGTATTTTTAAATTACCAAAAAATACCGAAGCAGATATTTTAGTGGTAGAATGTTTACAACATGCATTAGCGCGCGAACCCCAGGTAGCCATATGTTATAACTTACTCCCGCAATTAAATAAAGACACTATTTTAATCCCGCAGGAGATTTCATTGCACATTGCCGCCATAGACATATCGGGTATGAATAATTCTTTACTAACCAATTCAAATACACCTGCCACAGATTTTATGGAAAAATCTGATCCAGTGTTCACCTTAAATAAAGATGCAATTTTACAAGACGCTCATACATTTTTTAAACCAGGGTTCTCCTTTGCTGAACACGTAGTTAATTTTTCTGAAGAACAGCTGAAAGAGAAAACAGCGCTAGCCATATTAACAGATATTCATGTGTATGATTCTGAAAAGATTAAATTTCGAGAAAGCGGCTTAACAACATCTTCAATGATTTCAAACGCTGTTACGGGTGGTAAAAAAACCATTACAACCAGGTATATACTTAGTGACGATCCCTATTTACTTACATCTGTTAATTAA
- a CDS encoding peptidase associated/transthyretin-like domain-containing protein, producing the protein MKKITSRRLFLQKSAIATTGVALLSSGLANALTTECPFAGYNPYIEEKTDLRISLFGKEIKVNGTLYDKSTGQPIQNATIEVWHLSQNSTKFRNRGQLKTNSSGDYNFISNFPNKPKDKAARVYFKVSHAGRTDFTELVLNNTGAHISAKHWETNQNLGKKLFPKTNMFLGDTQIEFNLSI; encoded by the coding sequence ATGAAAAAAATTACCTCACGGAGGTTGTTTTTGCAGAAGTCTGCAATAGCAACAACGGGTGTAGCTCTATTGTCCTCAGGCCTAGCCAATGCCCTAACAACAGAATGTCCATTTGCTGGTTATAATCCGTATATAGAAGAGAAAACAGATCTTCGTATTTCTTTATTTGGTAAAGAAATTAAAGTGAATGGAACTCTTTATGATAAAAGTACTGGACAACCCATTCAAAATGCCACTATTGAAGTCTGGCATCTTTCTCAAAACTCTACTAAATTTCGAAACCGTGGTCAGTTAAAAACAAACAGCTCAGGTGACTACAACTTCATTTCTAACTTTCCGAATAAACCAAAAGACAAAGCAGCACGTGTCTATTTTAAAGTAAGTCATGCGGGTAGAACAGATTTTACCGAGCTAGTTCTAAATAATACTGGCGCTCATATTTCAGCAAAACACTGGGAGACAAATCAAAATTTAGGAAAAAAACTATTCCCTAAAACAAATATGTTTTTAGGAGATACACAAATAGAATTCAATCTTTCAATATAA
- a CDS encoding phage tail protein — MDPFIAQIVMFGGNFAPRGWANCDGQLLPISQYQALFSLLGTMYGGDGRTTFGLPELRGRMAMHVGNGPGLSNRQQGQKGGQETVVATVATLANHTHTASSTATTTIAVAASSGGEGIASGQVISNHPGAFSEDSTPGATLGGVTSTAATTVNPIGGQQQQNNVPPFQVVRFIIALEGTYPSRN; from the coding sequence ATGGATCCTTTTATAGCACAAATAGTAATGTTTGGAGGTAATTTCGCACCAAGAGGCTGGGCAAACTGCGACGGACAATTATTACCAATTTCACAATATCAAGCCTTATTTTCTTTACTCGGTACTATGTATGGTGGCGATGGGCGAACCACATTTGGTCTACCAGAGCTACGAGGTAGGATGGCTATGCACGTGGGTAATGGTCCTGGATTGAGCAATAGACAGCAGGGTCAAAAAGGTGGGCAAGAAACTGTTGTAGCTACTGTTGCTACCTTGGCAAATCATACACATACGGCAAGTTCTACTGCAACAACTACAATTGCTGTTGCGGCTTCATCTGGTGGAGAAGGTATTGCTTCAGGTCAAGTTATCTCAAATCACCCTGGTGCGTTTAGTGAAGATTCAACACCCGGAGCTACGCTTGGAGGTGTAACCTCTACAGCTGCTACAACCGTAAACCCTATTGGAGGACAGCAACAACAAAATAATGTACCGCCTTTTCAGGTAGTTCGGTTTATCATTGCATTAGAAGGTACATATCCGTCAAGAAATTAA
- a CDS encoding ABC transporter substrate-binding protein yields MAIKLGILLPRSDMYPRLALDFVNGFKHALSMHPSKGAQTELVIESAGTASNENLLKSAEKLLLQDNVDAVISFCGMTLINQFIALFNNYRKPLLHIDIGSSYLKKENKSPYVLHVTLGVCQASYLAGAYAAKNYGKKGYSASSVYDGAYHLTESFVRGYASEGGAIDKFYVSPMDYKSETFETLVDDINAIKPDVIFATFSYKEGQKVFNVLAKDDRAMSTPIVAIPLMTEECTISESLTIENVVSMASWSFNDETEAMKTFQKEFEAQYDDAPNIISLLGYEAGLTLMTCISSEEKLEKNLEAAIKNKTIDSPRGKILFNSLNESQPEAFLLRKLEFINNEIQNNVVETFDVNFLEGLYSEFEEVAYTGWHNPYICT; encoded by the coding sequence ATGGCAATTAAGCTAGGTATTCTGTTACCAAGGTCAGACATGTATCCAAGGCTAGCCCTAGATTTTGTGAATGGCTTTAAACATGCCTTGTCTATGCATCCTTCTAAAGGAGCTCAGACAGAATTAGTAATAGAAAGTGCTGGAACTGCCAGTAACGAAAACCTGCTTAAATCTGCAGAAAAATTACTGCTTCAAGATAATGTTGATGCAGTAATTTCTTTTTGTGGAATGACCCTGATTAATCAATTTATAGCGCTTTTCAATAATTATAGAAAACCGCTCTTGCATATAGACATTGGTAGCTCATATTTAAAGAAAGAGAATAAAAGTCCGTATGTGCTTCATGTCACCCTCGGTGTGTGTCAAGCTAGTTATCTAGCAGGAGCCTATGCAGCCAAGAACTACGGAAAGAAAGGATATTCTGCTTCATCTGTATATGATGGAGCCTATCACCTTACCGAGAGTTTTGTTCGTGGTTACGCGAGTGAAGGGGGTGCGATTGATAAGTTTTACGTGAGCCCGATGGACTATAAGTCTGAAACTTTTGAAACGCTTGTAGACGATATTAATGCTATTAAACCAGATGTAATTTTTGCCACTTTCAGCTATAAGGAAGGTCAAAAAGTTTTCAATGTTTTGGCCAAAGATGATCGAGCAATGTCAACTCCAATTGTGGCAATACCATTAATGACAGAGGAATGTACAATTTCTGAAAGTTTAACTATTGAAAATGTAGTGTCAATGGCATCATGGTCTTTTAATGATGAAACTGAGGCAATGAAGACTTTTCAGAAAGAATTTGAAGCCCAATACGATGATGCTCCAAATATAATTTCACTTCTTGGGTATGAGGCAGGCCTCACATTAATGACTTGCATTTCTTCTGAAGAAAAATTAGAGAAAAACCTAGAAGCTGCAATTAAAAATAAAACAATCGATTCACCCAGAGGGAAAATTTTGTTTAACAGTTTAAATGAATCACAACCAGAGGCATTTTTGCTTCGGAAATTGGAATTTATCAATAATGAAATTCAAAACAACGTAGTTGAAACTTTTGACGTTAATTTTTTGGAAGGACTGTATAGCGAATTTGAAGAAGTTGCCTATACGGGTTGGCATAACCCATATATTTGTACTTAA